A genomic stretch from Chitinophaga agri includes:
- the rbfA gene encoding 30S ribosome-binding factor RbfA, which yields MQESKRQKQIGQLLQKELSEIFQRMGFNVVDGGMISISSVKVTPDLLEARVYLSMFKIADNHEMVNRIKERMGEIKKDLGNRVGKQLRRIPELTLFLDDTLEYIFKMDELFKKIKEDDAERENNK from the coding sequence ATGCAGGAAAGCAAAAGACAGAAACAAATAGGACAGCTGTTACAAAAAGAACTGAGTGAAATATTTCAGCGGATGGGATTTAACGTGGTAGATGGGGGAATGATCTCCATCTCTTCCGTAAAAGTTACTCCCGACCTGCTCGAGGCCAGGGTATACCTGAGCATGTTCAAGATAGCTGATAACCATGAAATGGTGAACCGTATCAAGGAAAGAATGGGTGAAATTAAGAAGGATCTGGGCAACCGCGTAGGCAAACAGTTACGTCGCATACCCGAACTCACCCTGTTCCTGGACGATACCCTGGAGTATATCTTCAAAATGGACGAACTGTTCAAAAAGATCAAGGAAGACGACGCAGAGAGGGAAAACAATAAATAA